The Trichomycterus rosablanca isolate fTriRos1 chromosome 15, fTriRos1.hap1, whole genome shotgun sequence genome contains a region encoding:
- the LOC134329392 gene encoding growth arrest-specific protein 6-like: protein MPFTAGEFLSGSLLILLLVACSSELSLSPEEAHQFLRRHRRANQVFEETKKGHLERECVEERCSKEEAREVFENDPETAQPPNMAAGWSRLGVCGHLFIWPTKQGVRTR from the exons ATGCCTTTTACTGCGGGAGAGTTTCTCTCGGGCTCTCTGTTAATCCTGCTGCTGGTCGCCTGCTCTTCCGAGT TGTCCTTGTCGCCCGAGGAGGCTCACCAGTTTCTAAGAAGGCACAGGCGGGCAAACCAGGTTTTCGAAGAAACCAAAAAGGGGCACTTGGAGAGGGAGTGTGTGGAGGAAAGATGCTCCAAAGAGGAGGCGAGAGAAGTGTTTGAAAACGACCCAGAAACG GCCCAGCCACCTAATATGGCTGCTGGCTGGAGCCGCCTTGGGGTCTGcggccatttatttatttggcccACCAAACAGGGGGTCAGGACAAGGTGA